Sequence from the Rutidosis leptorrhynchoides isolate AG116_Rl617_1_P2 chromosome 3, CSIRO_AGI_Rlap_v1, whole genome shotgun sequence genome:
acagttaaaggcaacaattaaaggcactatggtcaagaaaagttgtagtcctacattaggaaagagactttgattagaatctttaagtcaagtttggtaaagcatgattgttaagattataaggcaattctaagtgctttaagtgtaaggcaggaaaggttatagtttcctagattgctaaggcaccctagctagcaagtaaggcacacataaaaatgcaatcttggttctctataacagcctggttatgctctgataccaatctgtaatgtcctcccaatagggtctggaagaaacgttactaatatcaaataaaccaacatattataataggagaacaatactaaatgataaaattaactggaatgagtacgcagcggaaaatgaaatgtcgttacaaaagaaatatgtaattgtttaaatgcagtagtaataaatgTGATAATCTCTTGAtcatatgtccaagtagcatcacataagcagtagataggaaaagcttgaattaaacatcacctgagacaaaacatgctaaagtgtcaaccaaaaaggttgagtgaagttcataggtttaacaaaagtagttatcgttgtttttagaccacaagatttagttgtaaagttgatctcccgcaggatcaaaaagtagatctcgcagatccaaaagtagtactgattcgtgatattttagactaaacgtttgttttgttgccccgatgataagttggcagtaccttatcaccatgtttaaatcattattaagtaatacaaagacatcacggtcaaatgtatcggggacgttactcccgataggcctacccccaataattaagaatgccttatcctgaaagcaattaaaaaatatcactgtggggtcttagtagcataagctagtcatagtacagtttaggttcgtacttgtgtctaagttgtttaaagtataaaagcagcatgtgtctcaccccagtaagtataaaaagtgctatagcaataagagtggggctatgaaagtcaccttagtaagtagagagagagttattcctcggaataaagagttgaacgagtgagcaggaaagtcaacctattgacatttaagagtagttaagtgttttgcccatgtttaagtttaagtatgtgtttaagtatagtttgttttactaagtttctattcctagcgttgggacgtattggaaccgcttcctaccgtttagaacttccgactcaattaagtttccgtttaccctacatttcgtgtaacaaacttagaaacgtgtcctgcggaacaggaacgtgcaatcctgctggatacatcaactatcgatgacaaacttctcttcataggaaaaccagttgaaaccggggatcgtaaaaaccgaaccttaatgcaacgtaaaaccctgactatccaaattcatgagaaccctcaagaacgtactttcacttattcatagcattgacaacgtaaagtctcgagtaagagatatcgactactacttccaactaaatttcgggacgaaatttcttttgaggtgtggataatgtaacatcccgcatttttccgttaaattattttaacgcccgtctttttctttttaaataatacccttcgtatctagattcgtatcctttgttaagtaacattttaaatattctcgttatcggaatttaatatctcccgtactcccgtgaaatttaaaaataattcgttcggttaattcccgcacccgattcatagttgagggaccaaacttgccaaggattcaaacctttgactaggtcaaagggtcaaaccctttccaccctttcattatcacctcctccattttattacttcctccattttctctctaactccaaacacaaagattcatcatccatttatgatctagcgggtattttgcaaaacgaattacatatttgagctccttacaacttcctcttcgttttggtaccaacttcatctcatttgggtaacatttctaaaacactagatttctttaaattcgtgttcttgacttataaagttgttaattagtgtctatggctcattgtgatgtcgtgtatgtaatttgtatgctcgattcgttgtttttggtgtaattagttcaatatgaaaattacttgctaaatccttgattttggatgatcaaatgttgttagattgttaaagtgcatgttttaaaagtgttactagtatcattagcttcgttttgatgtataggttgattaaggaaactccaagaacatgattagtgattttgtgaacttggattagggtttgataagctttacatgaacttttgatgtgtcaaatgctatgagatattgttgttaagtgttttgttgcaatgtgtgtttgatcaccttcgaaacggcatatcatacatgtaaaacggttgcccgaatcatgaaatgcatatttggaacttgaactttgactatggacgtttaaatgcggttttggggtgtgtaagtgttgaattgcttgatgaaatgtgtctaggtgttttcctcgtcaaattaccttttcggtgatataaaatacatgttctaattgtttgcggtttgtaatttgggttggtttgattgttggttcgtgcacttagagttgcagcaaacagggcctggaaaccaaccaggacgccgtccagaaactcaggacgccgtcccacttctaatacctggacgccgtctaggatatcaggacgccgtcccaaccttcattttgggacgccgtctagcaacttgggacgccgtcccgtttgcctaaaacaggctgtttgcttgaccttttgacgaaaaatgtttggcatgttctagacctccaatttacatgtaacttgttttaaaatgcttatatatgaataactagcatagaaaatttgtccgagacccgacccgaccatgttgacttttccgttgactttgacccgaccaagtttgactttttgtcaaacttaaccaaatacttgtacaacctttctaacatgattatttacttgtatcttgcatgaaacttgactagttgatccacatgctaatataatcgagtcgtaacgagccataggactaattgaacatctttacccttcgtgactatcgttattgatacaacctatttgtttaggtcaagactagcattgttctttgcacacgttacttgtcgaagtactttttggttcgtgcatacaaggtgagatcatagtcccacttttactctttttgaacttatatttgggatgagaaaacataaacgattcttttgaactaagtgaacacaagaacgggaaaacaaacattctacatacgagtttagaacgaaaatcctcaatccgattatcattagttacatcagatggtgtaagcgagaacttatgttatatggccatatgggtttgacaaaccctcattcaaacggttcgctaccgtttacgaatgaaatatattttcgggaacagtgttgttctagcactaattgatggggtattcaacggacggaacgttaagctttgataattgggtgctcgtgaatattaacttttagaatgtactactattatttcaactttgcaaaccttgtggttcgacttacttacttttactcacttacttacttaaacctatgatttcaccaacgttttcgttgacagatttctatgtttttctcaggtcttgcacgatatgtgaaacatgcttccgctcattatttgatacttgcattggatgtcgagtatacatgcatttcatggagcgtcttttgactttactttaaaccgtgtcgcctagatttcattcgtattataacgttgtaacttaactattggttgaacaattcttgtaaactttggaaacaatctttattttgaaatgaaggcgacatattttggtcaaactttgtcttaaagacttatgaccatgcaatgggacctacgtagacgacgccgtcacttgacgatttgtcggggtcgctacaaatcaGCTCTGATCGAATAGACTAAATCGATCGTCATGTTTGTTGTGTTTGATCGTGtgttttttgtttgtttttttttgttaCAGTCGTGTTAAAAGTCGAAGGGCTTGGTTTTTGATTAAACATTGATATTGCCCTCATATAAAACCGTATACAACATATAAGAAGCGTGTAGACTATATTGCCCGCAAGTGCTAAGCATGTGATTGTATTTAACGTCAAATAAATTAACGAGTGTTAGTGTTTGGGTCATAGTTGAAAGTGGATAGTTTAGGGTCATCTAAATTTTAAACATTATGGACCATTGTTGAATTTTGTCTTTAAATTCTAAATGTAAATGTAATGTAATTGTATTACTGTTTAATAAAAGTTGTTCCTATATAATTTAATTTTACCTTACCTTGTTTGGTTATTAAAAGAAATGATATGATATACGGAGCATTTGATTAAAAGATACTGTAGAAATAAACCACTAGTAATCTCTAGTGGAATGGAGTACTTATTTTCGAATTTTTGAAAATCGGAAGTGGTTATACGAGGGAAGATAAAAAATTGAAAGCAAACCACTAGTAAAAAACAAAGCTGGCATCACACGGATTACGATCCGCATCTCACATCTCGATATTATCATCCGTGCTCACACAGTAATCTAACGGCTGCCGCTCAACTCATCTCAAAACAAAAACTTCCCCAAAAAATTCAACATTTCCCGCTCACCTAAAAAAATCTCCGATAAAAACCCTAACATCCGCAATCACAATCCACCATTCACCACAATCATAATACTCTCATCTTTCTATTACTTTAATTTCCATATCTccaatttataattaaataaaataaaatggctCGAACTAAGCAAACAGCAAGGAAATCCACCGGAGGTAAAGCTCCCAGGAAGCAATTGGCTACCAAAGCCGCAAGAAAATCAGCACCGGCGACCGGAGGAGTGAAGAAACCACACAGATTCCGGCCAGGAACCGTCGCTCTTAGAGAAATTAGAAAATACCAGAAGAGTACTGAATTGTTGATCAGGAAGCTTCCTTTTCAAAGGCTTGTGAGGGAAATCGCTCAGGATTTCAAAACCGATCTCCGATTCCAGAGTTCTGCTGTTGCTGCTCTTCAAGAAGCTTCTGAGGCTTATTTGGTTGGACTATTTGAAGATACGAATTTGTGTGCAATTCATGCCAAGCGAGTTACAATCATGCCTAAGGATATGCAGCTTGCTCGCAGAATTCGTGGAGAAAGGGCTTAGGTTAGGGTTTCAGTTTAGTTAATGTATTGTATGGTTGTCTTTTGTGAGAGTTCAAATTAGATATGTATTAGCGTTTGCTATGTTAAATCGATTGATTATAATGAAGCTTTTAACTTGGATCTTATTGAttctaattttaattctaattgtatttaaaatacaaaagaCTTGTATTAACTTTTAACACCTAATAGTAAAacaattttaatactttataatccCTTTTTAATGGTTACATATTTAATAAGGTATGCTTAGTAAACAATTCTTTCGATATTACTTGAAAAGCGATTAAAATATTTTACTAACGTAATCAAAGTGTGGAATCTGAAGGTTGCTTAACAAATTGCCAGAATGAGATTTTACCTTCCTTTAAAGATAGGGTAAAGTGCTCATCTGTTAAAAGACCACTTTTCAAATTTACCTTTCTAAAACAGTTGGGTTTTATGCTGTCACTCATTTCAAAAAAGCACCACAACTTCATGGCTTATTACCAACCAAATTTGTGGTTCAGAAAGCACTGAATAAAGGGTTATCCACCCATGATCATGATGTGAGACCACTATTATCCATTGACAACGAATGTGATCGAAGTGGAACTCACACCAATGGCAATGGCTAAACCCGTCGTTATCTTCTTTCCTTCAAGGACAGGGAACCTACCTTTTTCCATAAACGACAATATCAATATAACTAGTTGCATTACAAGACTATACCAACATACCCACCGTCACAAAACATCTTTCTAAAAGAAGAAGTACAACTAAATCATGTCAAAACACTTAGAAAACCATGAACCAAGAACCATGAATGTCAATATCACATTATTATCTCGTGCACTTTAAGCATCTAAGTAATAACAAGCATCTTTTGATCCAAAAAGATCAAACTATTAACAACATAAACTATATCCTGTTTCATAAAGCATAAACAAGTATTATGAAGAAGGATCATTGCTCTACAATATGAACAGGACTGACTGAATCAAGAAATCACATAGACAATAGCTCTCTATGTTAAAGATTGTTTACATGGAGTTCTAACAGACTGCATTCTGTTTTTATTTCTAATAATCTATAATATaaatactacgtataatataagaTTTATGATTACTATACAATTGGTTGATTATTACACATCATATGGAGTATTATTACTCCATATTATGTTCTGACTCATTAATAAAACAAGCTTATTCTCCGTCTCCACTACTTCCGCTATATACCATGTACAGAAATGAAACATACCTACACTTAATCTCGTGTTAGTGATACTGCTTATGTAGACAGGTACACTCGGCTTGATGGTGTGAAAGTGTCTGAAATGTTACAACAGTATAACAAATCAAGCGATATAATACAGGGCTATTAGAAAGATATTTACATTGGAAAAATTATAGAGCAAACACGGTTACAGGATCCAAAGATAAATTAGTGGCTTGTTTTTGGTAAGTAAAAATACCTCAACTTGTTTCTGAAGTTCTTTGATATAATCTACAGCCAAATCCAACATATCTGCTGTGTTTGTTTGCTGCAAACATAAAATACAAAGACCTGAATTCTGCGACATGTTATTAATTAAATTTGAAAAGACGTTGATTAAAATCACAATGTTCGTAGTTACCTTGTCCATATTTGGGACAAGATCTTGTAGCCTTCTCATTCTTTCACTTATTCTTGTTCTCCTAACctatatattttaaattttaaaattagatTTTTATCATCTTTGTCATTCACTAAAAGCATAGAACTGTAAGAAAATCATTTTGTGTTTAATAATTTACCCTTTCAGCAATGCTTCTAGGGTGAGTAGCACAACCCCTTTTAGCCCTGCTTCTTAAAGGCACATTATTATCTTGAAACTGCATTAGTTTGTCCATTACAGACAACTCGTTTGAACTCGTTGGCAAACTCAACTGATGAGTCAAACCACTTGGAGAACGATTTGTACTTTCGTTATTCTGTTCATTAAGATAAGCGACGGTAAGTATAAACTGTTATCCTGATATCAAACACCATAATTTTACGATTTTTACCTGATTCTCAGATCTTATTTGATCACTATTTCCAAATTCTTTCAAGAATCCGTAATTTAGCATCCCTGATTCATCCCAAGCATCACCATAACCACCATTGTTATGAGTCACGTTTTTGCCCTCGTTTTCAGGTATACAAGACAATAGTCTAGAAGATGAATCCGCACCGTTAGCATGTTGAAAGCTATAACCTATAAAAAAATTAACCATCAATACACTGTCTTATAAGCAAAACTgaaatcatatcatcatcattcatatacAGTAACAAAATATTACCATTATCTATATTAAAATTTTTGAAGAATCCAGCTGGCGAACTACTTTGACGAAGCAGATTCGTCTGAGGATTCATCGTCACTATTGGATCAATCATTGCAGAACTACCATTCGTATCAACCGAATTACTCATATTCTGATTCTGATAAATCATTTGTTGTTGCAGCTGAGACTGAGATTGGCGTGAATACGTCACGTGTTCCTGCTTCTTAGGATCCATAAATAGTGATTCGTTAGCTCGaatttgagctagattttgatgagagGTTATATGATTACTACCACGGTTACTGGTAGAAATGAATTTTGAATAAATATGTTCTGTTTCAGGACTTGAAACCCTAGGGTTTTCAAACGGATTAATATCTTCATCTTCATACAAACCGTTGTTGATTAAACTTGAAAAATAGGAACTCGGTGCTGATCTGTATCTCGTTAAACCAAAATTCATATTTTGTTGTTGCTGACTTTGCAGTTGCTGATTATAATGATGATTGAGATTTGAGTCCATTGTAACATCAGTATAATTCAAAATTTTGTTTCGATAAAGCTCTTCAATTAGTTACAGATAAAAAAAAAAGTAGTGAAATTGAGTTGTTGTAAATAAAGAAAAACATGAAGAGATGTAGGtttatatgattatgatgatgaaagaAATATTAAATTGTGAAACGAGAAAAGTTGAAAGAAGAAAAATAGGTGGGAAATGGATGGCAGGGGTTTGAAGAAGGAAAACAGCCATTTTTAGATTTTAGATTTACGATTATTACCGGTTTTTAGGCGTGTGAGTGCGGTGCAGCCAATAGGTAGAATTGTTGCTTTCGCATTTAGTGTTTCCATTTTTGCGATAATAGTGGATAATAATCTTATTCACTCTGCTaccaaattatattatatatatatatatatatatatatatatatatatatatatatatatatatatatatatatatatatatatattatttgaaaaacACAAAAAGACAAAAAAAAGTTACTATTCATTTGAAACTAATGCAATTTCTTCAATTTCACCCCCTACACTTATCAGTATCTACAACACTACCTTTTGCAATTttgatattaactattagacaaaacttatgaatagtattaggggtattttcgtcttttcaccttccccttttcccttctttctttcaagtaacaccacaaaagctccccacactttgttcaaaaattaaaatcggcccccaacacagggggttaaagcgtcaaatcaaaattttcataaaatatcttaaataaactccactcaaatattcaacaggccatatcttctcgctcgcaacgagttaaatttttccgacaccatccttaaactcgaaataattttatgaacacaatgtcactaactatacgcaaaacgaacacttttaaaaaaacgctaaatatttagggtacttttcatatatgttgatttttcactcgcaggctccgtaactaaacacaataaaataaataaaaaatcgaacccccggcgcgaagcgagggttcgaaaactagtataGATTCAATTAGAAAAGACAAAAAAATGATACTATTCAATTAGGATATGTGTGTAATAACAGCAACTTTCATGGCTAAAAGCATAATTGGAAAATCGAATTTTTTAAAGATTTAAATACCAAATTTTATAAGTGTAAAACAAATGAAACAAAAATGATGGAGTGGCTACGTAAATGTATAGTCATCAGAGGTGTGTGAGGTTCGAGTCCCCGGTAATCCcttcctttttctttcttttttgatTTTTACCCTTTTAATCTCCCTCCTTTTTCATAATTTTTTATAATACATccttaatgtttttttttttttttttttttaattcacttTTTTCACTTCcattcttttatttttatattctttTTTAAGCCTATCATTTCTTACTATTTATATGACTTTTCTTTTTCTTGATcattttttacatatatattttatttaaaatcttCTATTTTACTTCTTTTTTTCTCCTTTTTTCTTTACAATTTTTTCCCTACTCCCAGACTTACTATTGATTTTAACtattgatttgaaacatatttttatCTTAATTTTCTTAGAGTTATTAACGTTTAAGTATTTAATTTAAAAGATAGTTGTATACAACGAAACACTCACTTACATGTAAAAAATAAGGGGTCTGCCTTCGAAGCGCGAGGCTGACACCAAAACTTGTTTATAATCATATTTTAATCTTTTAAAGTCTTTATATTTTAAAATTGACTTTAAATAacttttttattatattatatacggAAGTATTGAacgaaatttatataaatataaataaataaattatattatatatgtattttcacttggtataactttcatcaaatattatataactgaAAAAAGTTATTTaaagttaaaattaaaaataaaactttaAAAAATTAAAACAGAACTATTAATTTGAGACGGATGAGTAATATATTTGATTAATAAATTTTGCTAGCGACAGCGACAAGAGTTGCCGTTAACATGCGTAAATTAGTTGTACATTTAAAAAATTGTCGTTATCGAATCAGTTTGTAATCACTAAGTATAACACTTTAAACGTTAACAACAGACCTAAAAGCTACTGTTAGTAAAATTCTTAATCATACATTTAAAAAACAAGTAATTACTCCTTAATATTATGTTTAGAGTTGTTTCAAGGGCCATGTTTAAGATTTTAGAGAATTTTTTTGGGAATGCAATATTTACTTTTACATTATTGTCAGGGCCGGCCTAAGAGGGTGCAACGTGTACATGTGCAAAGATAAGTCACAAGCCCAAGATGTACGTGTACATTATTGGGCCCAATATAATTTCATATACAGAAAACTTAATATGGGTAAAGACAAGTCACAAGTCCAAGATGTATATCATTATAAAGATAAAGACTAGGGGAATCTGGCCCAAATTTTATTATCTTATCATAAATTACTAAAATCCAAGACTTCTACTTTTATAAAGGTGCATGTTTTCAAGAACCGCCGATGTGGGATACAAACAAAAactggacaaatacaaggaccactcCAAACTTGATTCACTCTATAGATACTCTCATTGATTATACAAATAAAAGAGAACTTTATACACAGATCACCAAATTTCACCTACCCATTTTGTGATCTATATATCATCTTTTTTTATTTGAAAAATAACAATAGTAAATTCCAATATGCAGTAACAGATGACATGCCCATGAACTGGTATTTTATTTGAACCAAGAacttgccccccccccccccccccccccccccccaccccaccaacacacacacatacgtacacacacacacacacacacacacacacacacacatatatatatatatatatatatatatatatatatatatatatatatatatatatatatatatataatggtaggatcaagagagaaaTAACCAATCAgggaaagcaaaaacttttttttcttttcgttttttgaaaaaactttgttcacgaatattatagatgtgatgaaaatatgaacatttaataaagacactttgtgataaatgtttttattttggcggaaaaacgctcgaagaagtaatatataacaattatcgtgtttttcgagcttatgttgaggttttagctattagggtttagatattagggtttagaaatttagggtttagagtttagatttagagtttagatttaggatttagattgagtttttaacacgaacggtttagagtttagggtttagggtttggtgttttgggtttatggaataaacccaaaacaccaaaccctaaaccctaaactctaaatcgggctaaattttacttcacaaaacatgaaaaaaaaccgttcatattcttcacgaacaatattatcttgaacgttatttttgtcgatcgttttcccgcctaaataataacattcaccacgaagtgtcttttctaaatgttcatattttcgtgtgatcttgatgccgggaaaaaaattccaaaaaaacgaaaaaaaaaatttgcttccccccgcttggttacttcccctttgatcctgcccctatatatatatatatatatatatatatatatatatatatatatagggatcaaatgagaatttttttggtgtgagaaccctaagaactcaaaaatacaccaaaatacactgaaattcgagtaaaaaaagtggcgggcgagcaaaaaacaatgaattcgagcaaaaatggggaAATTCGAGGAAAAAAAGGCGGACGAACAAAAAATTAATAGTTGaacaaaaaaaaggcgggcgaacacaaatgtgttctacatttttgaaattcgaacaaaaaatgtaggacacatgatagtcgaacaaaaatgtgttctacacttttgaaattcgaacaaaaaaaaaaggcGTACGAACAAAATATTGATACTCGAACAAAAtaaaggcgggcgaacaaaaatgtgttctagatttttgaaattcgaacaaaaaaatgtagaacacatgatagtcgaacaaaaatgtgttctacatttttgaaattcgaatttttttttgctcgactatgatttttttgttcgtccgtTTTTTTTATTTTTGCTCGAATTGCTTTTTTTTGCTCGCCCGCGCACCTTTGttgctcgaattttagtgtatttggagttcctagagttctaacactaaaaaagttctcactggatcctatatatatatatatatatatatatatatatatatatatatatatatatatatatatatatatatatatatatatatatatatatatattggttattAAAATTTGAAAGG
This genomic interval carries:
- the LOC139896142 gene encoding histone H3.2-like, with translation MARTKQTARKSTGGKAPRKQLATKAARKSAPATGGVKKPHRFRPGTVALREIRKYQKSTELLIRKLPFQRLVREIAQDFKTDLRFQSSAVAALQEASEAYLVGLFEDTNLCAIHAKRVTIMPKDMQLARRIRGERA
- the LOC139896143 gene encoding transcription factor bHLH122-like; the protein is MDSNLNHHYNQQLQSQQQQNMNFGLTRYRSAPSSYFSSLINNGLYEDEDINPFENPRVSSPETEHIYSKFISTSNRGSNHITSHQNLAQIRANESLFMDPKKQEHVTYSRQSQSQLQQQMIYQNQNMSNSVDTNGSSAMIDPIVTMNPQTNLLRQSSSPAGFFKNFNIDNGYSFQHANGADSSSRLLSCIPENEGKNVTHNNGGYGDAWDESGMLNYGFLKEFGNSDQIRSENQNNESTNRSPSGLTHQLSLPTSSNELSVMDKLMQFQDNNVPLRSRAKRGCATHPRSIAERVRRTRISERMRRLQDLVPNMDKQTNTADMLDLAVDYIKELQKQVETLSHHQAECTCLHKQYH